The Desulfobacterales bacterium sequence AATCGGTTATCAGAGAAGTTGATCTCGAGAATGGAACACTGGTGGTTGATCTGCCGGAAGGATTGTAACTGAAGAGGCTCATCGGGTTATTAAATGAAAATTGATGTTCTAACCATATTCCCGGAAATGTTCGACGCATTCCGGGAATATGGAATGATCAGAAAGGCTGTTCAGGAACACAAGGTTTTTGTTTCTGCCGTCAATATCCGGGATTTTGCCGATGGCCGGCACCGGGTTACGGATGACAGACCCTATGGCGGCGGATGTGGTATGGTCATGAAGCCGGGACCACTGGCTGGCGCAATCCGATCAGCAAAGAAACAGTCTCCTTTGTCCAGGACAATTTTGCTCAGCCCCCAGGGGCGGGTGTTTGATCAGAATCTGGCCCGTGAATTTGCGACATGGGAAGGGATGATTCTGGTTTGCGGACGTTATGAGGGGGTGGATGAGCGCGTCTGTCAGGATGAAATAGATTACGAGATTTCCATAGGCGATTATGTGCTGACCGGGGGGGAACTGGCGGCTATGGTCATTACTGAAGCGGTGGTTCGACTTATTCCCGGCGTACTCGGAGGAGAGGAATCAGCGGAAAAAGATTCGTTTGAAAATGATCTTCTGGAACACGGGCATTATACCCGACCATACGATTTTGAGGGGAAAACCGTACCGGAAGTTCTGCTGTCAGGCAATCATAAAGATATAGAACAGTGGAGGCATGAAACATCCCTCATCCGCACCTTCCTCAAGAGACCGGATTTATTGAGAAGACGGTTCCTGAGCGTTCAGGAAAAAGAAATACTGAAAAAGTGGTGGCGGGATATTGAAGATATCATTCATGCCTGAATTGTATGTGGCCTTGATCCATTTTCCTGTGGTTAACAAAAACGGGGAGGTTATTGCATCGGCAGTAACAAATCTGGATCTGCACGATATTTCAAGATCTGCCAGAACATACGGGGTGCAAAGGTATTATGTTGTAACTCCGCTGGATGATCAAAAGCAGTTCGTCGGCCGGCTTGTCGATCATTGGGTCACCGGCAGCGGGGCTGTATATAATCCGGAACGTCGTAAGGCCCTGGAGTTAGTTTGTATCAAAAGTTCATTGGAAGAAGTAAGAGATGATATTCGTCAAGTCAGCGGACAATATCCTCACACGATAGTGACCTGTGCGCGTCATTGTCCGCGCAGCATCGGGTATGATCAGCTGAAAGAGAACATAAACAGTGGTGGACCTCATTTGTTGATGTTCGGTACGGCGTGGGGACTGTCTGGAGACTTCATGGACCAGGCGGATTTTGTTCTTGATCCCGTGGTCGGGATGACGGATTATAATCATCTCTCTGTTCGATCGGCTGCCGCCATCATTCTGGACAGACTGGTGGGAAGGTAAACGATAGCCGGGTTCGATCTGAAAAACAGTTAAATTAGAGAAAGATATTGGGAGACGTTATGCAAATGATCAAACAACTGGAACGGGAAGTCATGCGGCTGGATATTCCCAGCTTTGACCCCGGAGATACCGTCAAGGTGCATGTGAAAATACGTGAAGGTGAAAAAGAGCGAATCCAGGTGTTTCATGGCGTTGTTATCAGCCGGAAAAACGGTTTGGCCAATGCCGCATTTACCGTGAGGAAAATGTCATACGGTGTAGGCGTGGAACGGGTATTTCCCCTTCATTCGCCCATCATTGACAAAATTGAAGTGGTCACCCGGGGCCGGGTCCGCCGCTCCAAAATTTATTACCTGCGCAATCTTAAAGGTAAGGCTGCCAGAATCAGGGAACGTCAAACTGCTCGCGGGTAGTATCAGCACGGGAACAGGCTTCTGACGGATGGCGCTTCATTACAGCGGGTCGCAAGGACGCATCATGTCAATGGCACCTGATTTGTGGGCCTTCGAAAATAAAGCCAGGGGAAAAGGGTATAAAATTATTGCAGGCATAGACGAGGCCGGCCGGGGACCACTGGCCGGCCCGGTTGTATCGGCTGCCGTCATTCTGCCCGATGTCTTTCCGGTATCCGGCATCACTGATTCAAAAAAACTGACCCCGAAAAAAAGAGATGCGCTATACGATCAGATATACATCCATGCGGTTTCTATCGGAATCGGAATCGTGGATGCCATTGAGATTGATCGTATCAACATTCTTCAGGCATCGCTGCTGTCGATGGCCATTGCGGTCGACAACCTGAACCCGGCGCCGGATTGTCTCCTGATTGACGGTACGTTTCGGATACGGTCGTGTTTGATGCAGTATCCCATTGTTAAAGGTGATAACTTAAGCATGTCCATCGGTGCTGCGTCCATTGTCGCTAAAGTTACGCGTGATCGGATGATGCAGCTGTATCACCAGTATTATCCGCAATATGGTTTTGAAAAGCATAAGGGGTATCCCACCAGAGCACATAAAGATGCCATTTTGAGATTCGGATCTTGTCCGATACACCGGAAAAGTTTCAAAGGGGTGAATGGTCCGGAAAACATCTTTTAATACTGAAGATGGGCAAACGGGGCGGCAGGATGCAGAACAGACGGCAGCTGTTGGGGAAAACCGGTGAGGATATCGCTGTGAATTACCTGCTTCTACAGGGGTATACCATTATGGAACGCAACTATCGAACCTGCTTCGGAGAGATTGACATCATCGCCAAAGACGGCAATTCCATCGCATTTATTGAGGTAAAAAGCCGGACATCGAAGCGGTTCGGTGATCCGAAGTGGGCCATCACTCCTAAAAAGCAAAGAACCATTTCGATGGTGGCGCTGTATTACCTCAAACAGACACAGCATTCTCAGGTGAAGGCCCGGTTTGATGTGTTGACCGTCAATTCTGCTGACATCGATCCCCGGGTCCAACTTATCAAGAATGCTTTTGAACTGGCCTACACCTAATCCGGCTTATGAAATCATCAGGCAAACTTTATGTCGTAGCGACTCCGATTGGTAA is a genomic window containing:
- the trmD gene encoding tRNA (guanosine(37)-N1)-methyltransferase TrmD; the protein is MKIDVLTIFPEMFDAFREYGMIRKAVQEHKVFVSAVNIRDFADGRHRVTDDRPYGGGCGMVMKPGPLAGAIRSAKKQSPLSRTILLSPQGRVFDQNLAREFATWEGMILVCGRYEGVDERVCQDEIDYEISIGDYVLTGGELAAMVITEAVVRLIPGVLGGEESAEKDSFENDLLEHGHYTRPYDFEGKTVPEVLLSGNHKDIEQWRHETSLIRTFLKRPDLLRRRFLSVQEKEILKKWWRDIEDIIHA
- a CDS encoding RNA methyltransferase, with amino-acid sequence MPELYVALIHFPVVNKNGEVIASAVTNLDLHDISRSARTYGVQRYYVVTPLDDQKQFVGRLVDHWVTGSGAVYNPERRKALELVCIKSSLEEVRDDIRQVSGQYPHTIVTCARHCPRSIGYDQLKENINSGGPHLLMFGTAWGLSGDFMDQADFVLDPVVGMTDYNHLSVRSAAAIILDRLVGR
- the rplS gene encoding 50S ribosomal protein L19, encoding MQMIKQLEREVMRLDIPSFDPGDTVKVHVKIREGEKERIQVFHGVVISRKNGLANAAFTVRKMSYGVGVERVFPLHSPIIDKIEVVTRGRVRRSKIYYLRNLKGKAARIRERQTARG
- a CDS encoding ribonuclease HII, with the protein product MSMAPDLWAFENKARGKGYKIIAGIDEAGRGPLAGPVVSAAVILPDVFPVSGITDSKKLTPKKRDALYDQIYIHAVSIGIGIVDAIEIDRINILQASLLSMAIAVDNLNPAPDCLLIDGTFRIRSCLMQYPIVKGDNLSMSIGAASIVAKVTRDRMMQLYHQYYPQYGFEKHKGYPTRAHKDAILRFGSCPIHRKSFKGVNGPENIF
- a CDS encoding YraN family protein, producing MQNRRQLLGKTGEDIAVNYLLLQGYTIMERNYRTCFGEIDIIAKDGNSIAFIEVKSRTSKRFGDPKWAITPKKQRTISMVALYYLKQTQHSQVKARFDVLTVNSADIDPRVQLIKNAFELAYT